One Fibrobacterota bacterium genomic region harbors:
- a CDS encoding class I tRNA ligase family protein produces MSPDRFYVTTPIYYVNDQPHIGHAYTTILADVLTRFHKLAGEPTFFLTGTDEHGQKVQQAAEKAGESPQAHADKYSERFRDAWKQLNIGYDKFIRTTDPAHIAFVQGVFRKLWDKGLIYEQEYEGWYSTSEERFFTEKELVDGKDPISGRPVEKIREKNYFFKMSAYQGWLIGH; encoded by the coding sequence ATGAGCCCAGATCGCTTCTACGTCACCACGCCCATCTATTACGTCAACGATCAGCCCCATATCGGGCACGCCTACACCACCATCCTGGCCGATGTGCTCACCCGCTTCCACAAGCTCGCGGGGGAACCCACCTTTTTCCTGACGGGCACCGATGAGCATGGGCAAAAAGTGCAGCAAGCCGCGGAGAAGGCGGGAGAATCCCCGCAGGCGCATGCGGACAAGTATTCGGAACGCTTCCGGGACGCCTGGAAGCAGCTCAACATCGGCTACGACAAGTTCATCCGCACCACCGATCCCGCCCATATCGCCTTCGTGCAAGGGGTTTTCCGCAAGCTTTGGGACAAGGGCCTCATCTACGAGCAGGAATACGAAGGCTGGTATTCCACCAGCGAGGAACGCTTCTTCACCGAAAAGGAACTGGTGGACGGGAAGGATCCCATCAGCGGCCGCCCGGTCGAGAAGATCCGCGAGAAGAATTACTTCTTCAAGATGTCGGCCTACCAGGGTTGGCTGATCGGGCACA